A genome region from Actinomycetota bacterium includes the following:
- a CDS encoding HigA family addiction module antidote protein: protein MSIQNMGEREIRPTHPGEILREDFLPDYGLTVSSLARALGVSRQTVNELVRERRAVSPEMALRLARLFGNTPEFWLNAQRAVDLWEAARAGKKKIERINPLSVA from the coding sequence ATGAGTATTCAGAATATGGGAGAGCGTGAAATTCGACCGACTCATCCCGGCGAGATACTGCGCGAGGATTTCTTGCCGGATTACGGCCTTACCGTGTCGAGTCTTGCTAGGGCGCTTGGTGTGTCGCGCCAGACGGTCAATGAGTTGGTCCGGGAACGTCGGGCAGTCAGCCCCGAGATGGCGCTTCGCCTCGCCCGCTTGTTCGGCAATACGCCGGAGTTTTGGCTCAACGCTCAGCGTGCCGTAGATCTTTGGGAGGCAGCGCGGGCCGGCAAGAAGAAGATTGAGCGTATCAATCCATTAAGTGTCGCATAG
- a CDS encoding type I restriction endonuclease subunit R yields the protein MTTSKITESAIEGLAIELFEKLGYQYVYAPDIAPDSETPEREHFEDVLLLERMRSAVAWINPSIPADVREQAIKQVQRLNSPELIANNEAFHRMLTEGIKVTYQHKGNERGDLVWLVDFANPENNEFVVANQFTVIGNHTNQGHQSKRPDVVLFVNGLPLVVMELKNAADENATIKSAYQQLQTYKEVIPGLFAYNGLLVISDGLEAKVGSLSAGLSRFMAWKTADGKLEASKLISQLETLIQGMLNKATLLDLLRHFIVFEKSKKEDPATGVISISTVKKLAAYHQYYAVNAAVASTLRATSEAPMGVAETPESYGLASVKDQPPGDRKAGVVWHTQGSGKSLSMVFYTGKVVLALDNPTVVTITDRNDLDDQLFDTFASCTQLLRQEPVQVDDRKELKRLLRVASGGVIFTTIQKFQPEEGNIYEELTDRRNVVVIADEAHRTQYGFKAKTVDEKDAQGNVTGKKIVYGFAKYLRDALPNATYLGFTGTPIEKNDVNTPAVFGNYVDVYDIAQAVEDGATKKIYYESRLARVSLSDEGKQLIAELDEELEQDELTETQKAKAKWTKMEALVGAAQRIRNVAQDIVAHFEKRQEVFAGKAMIVAMSRRIAAELYEEIIKLKPEWHSPDLTQGVIKVVMTAASADGPKLAGHHTTKEQRKTLAERMKNPDDELKLVIVRDMWLTGFDAPCMHTLYIDKPMKGHNLMQAIARVNRVYGDKPAGLVVDYLGIASDLKQALSFYADAGGKGDPMLAQEQAVQLMLEKIEVVAGMYHAFPYEDYFEADTSRKLYMILAAEEHILGLEDGKKRYIDEVTALSQAFAIAIPHEQAMDVKDEIAFFQAVKARLAKFDSTGSGRTNEEIESTIRQVIDKALVSEQVIDVFDAAGIKKPDISILSEEFLLELKNKEHKNVALEVLKKLLNDEIKARAKKNLVQSRTLMEMLQDAIKRYHAKVLTAAEVMDELINISKEIVKSDKQAEEMGMSDYEYAFYTAVANNDSARELMQQDKLRELAVVLFEKVKANASIDWTIKESVKAKLKVIVKRTLRQFGYPPDMQKLATETVLKQAEMLASELTRKTGDG from the coding sequence CGTCAATACCCGCCGATGTGCGCGAGCAGGCGATTAAACAGGTGCAGCGCCTGAACTCGCCGGAACTGATCGCCAACAACGAAGCCTTTCACCGCATGTTGACCGAGGGCATCAAGGTCACCTACCAGCACAAAGGCAACGAGCGTGGCGACCTGGTATGGCTGGTGGATTTCGCCAATCCCGAGAACAACGAATTTGTGGTTGCCAATCAGTTTACGGTGATCGGCAACCACACAAATCAGGGACACCAGAGCAAGCGCCCGGATGTGGTCTTGTTCGTCAACGGCCTGCCGCTGGTGGTGATGGAACTCAAAAACGCCGCCGATGAAAACGCCACCATCAAATCCGCCTACCAGCAATTGCAGACCTACAAGGAAGTGATTCCCGGCCTATTCGCCTACAACGGCCTATTGGTGATATCGGACGGGCTGGAGGCCAAAGTGGGCTCGTTGTCGGCGGGCCTCTCCCGGTTCATGGCGTGGAAAACGGCGGACGGCAAGCTGGAGGCATCTAAGCTTATCAGTCAGTTGGAGACCTTGATCCAGGGCATGTTAAACAAGGCGACGCTACTGGATTTGCTGCGCCATTTTATCGTGTTTGAAAAGTCGAAGAAGGAAGACCCGGCAACGGGTGTGATCAGCATCAGCACCGTGAAGAAGCTGGCGGCCTATCACCAATACTACGCCGTCAACGCAGCAGTGGCTTCCACCTTGCGGGCGACGAGTGAAGCGCCAATGGGGGTGGCGGAAACGCCGGAGAGTTACGGCTTGGCGAGTGTCAAGGACCAACCGCCGGGGGACCGCAAGGCCGGGGTGGTGTGGCACACGCAGGGCAGCGGCAAGTCGCTGTCGATGGTGTTCTACACCGGCAAGGTCGTGCTGGCGCTGGATAACCCCACCGTCGTCACGATCACCGACCGCAACGATCTGGATGATCAATTGTTCGATACCTTTGCCTCCTGTACCCAGCTATTGCGGCAGGAGCCGGTGCAGGTGGACGATCGCAAAGAGTTGAAACGGCTATTGAGAGTAGCGTCCGGCGGGGTGATTTTTACCACCATCCAGAAGTTCCAGCCAGAAGAAGGAAATATCTACGAGGAGCTGACCGACCGCCGCAATGTGGTGGTAATCGCCGACGAGGCGCACCGCACCCAGTACGGCTTCAAGGCCAAAACCGTGGATGAGAAGGACGCGCAAGGCAATGTCACTGGTAAGAAAATCGTATACGGCTTTGCCAAATATCTGCGCGATGCCCTGCCGAACGCGACCTACCTTGGATTCACCGGCACGCCCATCGAAAAGAACGATGTCAACACTCCGGCGGTGTTCGGCAATTATGTCGATGTGTATGACATCGCCCAGGCGGTGGAAGACGGCGCGACCAAGAAGATTTACTACGAAAGCCGCCTGGCCCGCGTTTCGCTCAGCGACGAGGGCAAGCAGCTCATTGCCGAGCTGGACGAGGAACTGGAACAGGATGAGTTGACCGAGACCCAGAAGGCCAAGGCCAAGTGGACGAAGATGGAGGCCTTGGTCGGCGCAGCGCAACGCATCCGGAATGTGGCGCAGGACATCGTGGCGCATTTCGAGAAACGCCAGGAAGTATTTGCGGGCAAGGCCATGATTGTGGCCATGTCGCGGCGCATTGCCGCAGAGCTGTATGAAGAGATCATCAAGCTGAAGCCGGAATGGCATTCACCCGATCTGACCCAAGGCGTGATCAAGGTGGTGATGACGGCGGCATCTGCGGATGGCCCGAAGCTGGCCGGGCATCACACCACCAAAGAGCAACGTAAGACCCTCGCCGAGCGCATGAAAAACCCCGATGATGAGCTGAAGCTGGTCATCGTGCGCGATATGTGGCTTACCGGCTTCGATGCGCCCTGTATGCACACCCTCTATATTGACAAGCCCATGAAGGGCCACAACCTGATGCAGGCCATTGCGCGGGTGAACCGGGTTTACGGTGATAAACCGGCGGGCTTGGTGGTGGACTATCTGGGCATTGCCTCCGATCTTAAGCAGGCGCTGTCGTTCTATGCCGATGCCGGTGGCAAGGGCGACCCCATGCTGGCCCAGGAACAGGCCGTGCAATTGATGCTGGAGAAGATCGAAGTGGTGGCCGGCATGTATCACGCCTTCCCTTACGAGGATTATTTCGAGGCCGACACCTCCAGAAAACTTTACATGATCCTGGCGGCCGAGGAGCATATCCTCGGACTGGAGGATGGCAAGAAGCGCTATATCGATGAAGTCACCGCCTTGTCGCAGGCATTTGCCATTGCCATTCCGCACGAGCAGGCCATGGACGTGAAGGATGAAATCGCCTTCTTTCAGGCGGTGAAGGCGCGGCTCGCAAAGTTCGACAGTACCGGCTCAGGACGCACCAATGAAGAGATTGAATCGACCATCCGGCAGGTGATTGACAAGGCGCTGGTATCGGAGCAAGTCATTGATGTGTTCGACGCTGCCGGAATCAAGAAACCTGATATTTCGATTCTTTCCGAGGAGTTTTTGCTGGAGCTAAAAAACAAGGAGCACAAAAACGTAGCGCTCGAAGTGCTGAAAAAACTGCTCAACGACGAAATCAAAGCGCGCGCCAAAAAGAATCTGGTGCAAAGCCGAACCCTGATGGAAATGCTGCAAGATGCCATCAAGCGGTATCACGCCAAAGTGCTCACGGCGGCGGAAGTCATGGACGAGCTGATCAACATCAGCAAGGAGATCGTCAAGTCTGACAAGCAAGCCGAAGAGATGGGCATGAGCGACTATGAATACGCCTTCTACACCGCCGTAGCCAACAATGACAGCGCCAGAGAACTGATGCAACAAGACAAATTGCGCGAGTTGGCCGTTGTGCTGTTTGAGAAAGTAAAAGCCAATGCCTCGATTGATTGGACGATCAAGGAAAGCGTAAAGGCGAAACTCAAAGTCATTGTAAAAAGGACGTTGAGGCAATTTGGGTATCCGCCTGATATGCAGAAGTTGGCCACCGAGACGGTGCTTAAGCAGGCGGAGATGTTGGCGAGTGAATTGACAAGGAAAACAGGCGATGGCTAG
- a CDS encoding type II toxin-antitoxin system RelE/ParE family toxin, which yields MIKTFADRHTQEFYQKGKSKRFPPEISKRAIRKLEHVDLATGLDDLKVPPSNRLHELERERQGQCSISVNDQWRICFRFVNGDAYDVELTDYH from the coding sequence ATGATCAAGACGTTTGCCGATAGGCATACGCAAGAGTTTTACCAAAAGGGTAAATCAAAGCGTTTTCCGCCGGAAATCAGCAAGCGGGCAATCCGCAAGCTGGAGCACGTCGACTTGGCAACGGGTTTGGATGACTTGAAGGTTCCGCCAAGCAATCGACTCCACGAACTCGAACGAGAACGGCAGGGACAGTGTTCGATCTCCGTCAATGACCAATGGCGCATATGCTTCCGGTTTGTCAACGGCGACGCCTACGACGTAGAACTTACGGACTACCACTAA